The region CAGTTAAGCCTAAGTATGGATTTGCAACACCATCAAATGGTTTGAATTCAAAATTACTCACTAAACCATTGGGAGTTCCGGGTGGAGATGAAGCTCGCAATGGTGCATTCCTGTTTTCAATTCCCCATAATAAGTATGATCCCCCTGTCATCGGTTGTAACCTATCATAACTGCAATCAAATTGAGTATTCGTGTAAGAAAAGATATCATAATAATTTGTATTTCGATTTAATAATATGAGTAGTTATTAAAGATGATAGAAATCTAGAAACCTGATAGGAAGTGGTGCTACAAATGGCAAAATCGAaggaagatgatgaagaactCCGGCCATGAATTCTTCTCCCAAAGTTGATATTCCATACTTTGATGATTCATCAGATGCCATAAATACATTTTTGTCATTCTGCCATAaacttagatgaacatggcatCCGGAACCCACTTCATTTAAAATGTACCTTCAAAATTGCAACAAAACTGTGATAAGGTGACAAATCTATTGTAACTTCTGTATTTCATTAGAGTACGTTCTTGGTCTTTATACAGATTCAGAAACTTAGGAAACATAATAATAAGTAAATACTATTAATTTGGCCACTGTCTCTTGACcttccaaatctctccatttAACTTATTAATAAAACCCATTAACTATaacattaaagtttattcaacaaaactcctctgtaaacttaaatgtttcttctattcatcatgcctatcaatttcttgcctctgtcgaagatttcttttgatagtggttttgtgaaaatgtctGTTGCTTGGTCCTTACTTGCTACATGCTTCAATTCGACATTTCCTTCCTTCACGTGTTCTCGAATGAAGTGGAAGCGAACGTCAATGTGTTTGCTCCTTTCATGGTTTACTGGATTCTTTGCTAACTCAATTGCTGACCTGTTGTCAACTTGTATTATTGTTGCACCTTTCTGTTCTAGCTCCATTTTACTCATCAATCTTCTGAGCCATATTTCATGACAAACGCACCAGGATGCTGCTACATATTCTGCTTCACATGTTAAAAGTGTTACTATCGGTTGCTTTTTAGAAAGCCAAGTAAATGCAGTATTTCCCATGAAAAACACAtatccagaagtgctttttcgatCGTCTATGTCTCCGCACCAATCACTGTCAGAGTAACCAACCAACTTATATTTGTCTGAATTCGAGTAAAACATCCCAAGTGACACTGTTCCTTGGATGTACCTCAGAATTCGCTTCAATGCTTTCCAATGTGTGTAAACTGGCTCCTCCATGAATCGACTTACAATGCCTACACTTAATGAGATATTTGGTCTTGTACATGTGAGATAGCGAAGACTTCCTACCAAACTTCGATATTTTCCTGCTTCGACACGTTCTCCTCCATCAAATTTCGACAATTTTGTTCCTGGTTCCATTGGCGTCAAAGCCGGATTACAGCTTTCCATCTTATATCTTTTCAAGatttcttttgcatatttttcttgtgagatgaagattcctgtttcttcttgtcgaacctccagaccaagaaagaatctcatcaggcctaagtctgtcatctcgaattcacgtgtcattgtgcttttgaattcttctatcatctgatcattactgcccagaaaaataagatcatcgacatagagagcaacaagtaatacattccttccatttttcttcacatagAGGGCATGTTCGTACGGACATTGCTCGAACCCGTTCTCCTTGAAATATGTGTCGATACGTGTGTTCCATGCCCGCGGTGCTTGCTTCAGCCCATATAGCGCTTTCTTCAATTTCAGTACCTTCTTCTCTTCTCCAGCTTTCATGTACCCGAGTGGTTGTtcaacatagacttcttcttctagtacaccattcagaaaagctgttttgacatccatttgaaatattggccatttgaattgagcagcttgagatatgagtaatcaaattgtctccattcttgcaacaggtgcaaataCTTCGTCATAATCAACTCCTGCTTTCTGTTTGTATCCCTTCGCAACAAGTCTCGCTTTGTATCGTTCTATTTCTCCTTGAGCGTTCATCTTTTTCTTGAATACCCACTTTACACCAATGGGTTGACTACCTTTTGGCAATTCAACTACCTCCCAAGTGTTGTTGTGGATAATCGCCCTCATCTCTTCGTCCATGGCACTTTTCCACTTCTTGTCTCGTACTGCTTCTTCAAAACTGATGTTTTCAGCATCTGCCAAGAGACATACAAGGTGCACTTCACTTGTCGAATCATACAGATCTTGCAAACTTCGCATTCTGGGTTGTGTAGGTTCATCTTCATTGTCAGAATCTTCAAGTTTTGTTGAAATGTTTGGTGGTACAACGACAAATGATTCTTCAACTTCGACGATAACTTCTGTCGAACTGTTCCAGTCCCACTTACTTGCTTCGTTTATTCGAACGTCTCTACTCACTATCACCTTCTTTCTTATGGGATCAAATAACTTGTACCCTTTTGTTTTCTCATCATACCCAATGAGTATGTATTTCTGAGTTTTGTCTTCAAGTTTCGTTCTTCGTTGATCTGGTACGTGTGCATAAGCCACACTTCCAAATACTTTGAGATGAGAAACTGTTGGCTTCTGTCCGCTCCACGCTTCTTGTGGTGTTTTATCTTCTAACTTCGAATGTGGACATCGATTCTGAACATAAATGGCACAttttacagcttctgcccaaaattcctttggcatgttcttgcttttaagcattgaacgaaccatgtcaaggactgttcgattcttcctttcagccaccccattttgttgaggtgagtatgctgcagttagaaatctccttataccctgctcttcacaatacttcataaaggctgtcgaagtatactcaccacctctatcagatcgaactgctttaatgtgtctgtcggtttccttctccaccattactttgaaccttttgaacaccttgaatgcttcagacttttctttcaagaaataaacccatgtcttccgtgagtaatcgtcgataaaggaaataaaataccTTTTGATACTGAAAGATTCTGGCGTGATTGGCCCACATATGTCggtgtgaatcaaatcaaggatatgcttagcttgatattctgccttcttttgaaatgaagttcttgtttgtttgctaagcacacattcttcacagaaCTTTCCTTCATAATCCATATCTGGTAGTCCATGCACCATGTTCCTTTTCGCCAACCTTTTTAAACCAGCGTGATGTAGATGACCAAAACGTAGATGTCATAGTGACGCTTTGTCTTCGACATTTACTTGTAAACATTTTTCTCGAACGTTTATCAGATTCAGTTTGTACATTCGATTTCTCTCCATTTCGACACGAGCAATCAAATGTCCCAACTTGTCCTTCAAATGCAGTATTCGTTCTTTCATAAGTATCGAATAACCTTTTTCTGTAAGTTGTCCCAAACTCAAGATGTTGGTTTTAAGATTTGGTACATAATAAACATCTTGAATTGATCCAATCAACCCATCCTTCTGCAAGTAATAGATCGTTCCCTTGCCTTCGACCTTCACTTTCGATGCATCTCCGAAAGACACATTGTCATCTTCAATCTTTCTCATTTCTTTAAACAAGTGTTTGTGACCACACATATGGTTACTTGCTCCTGAGTCAAGATACCAAACATTGTCATTTGTGTTGATCTCATTTTGAGCCATCAAGAGAAAACCTTCATTTGCTTCAGCTTCCAAAGTTAGATTGGTTGTTTCTTCTACCTTCTTTTCGATTCGACAATCTTTTGCAAGATGTCCCACTTTATCATAGTTATaacatttgaatgagttacaATCCTTCGCATAATGACCATACTTGCCACACTTGTAGCATTCAAAGTTGGAATGGTTCGACCTACCACCTCTTTGACCACGTCCTCTGCCACGCCAATTTTGCTGACTTGACTGTCCTCTCTCGAAGTTGCTGCCTCTACCACTTCGACCACTGTCACGTCCTCCACGACCACGTCCTCTTCCTCGAAAATTTTGAGAAAAGAGTACCTTTTCGTCTTTGATTTTCTCCTTGGTTTGATTTGCATCCTCTActccttcttccttctttttcatcttaCGTTGTTCGTGTGCTTCGAGGGAACCAGCGAGCTCTTCGACTGAGAGCGTCGAAAGGTCCTTTGGCTCTTCTATTGCACACACAATATTCTCAAATTTATCTGTTAAAGATCTCAAAATCTTTTCAACAACTCGTGCATCAGTTACTGTTTCGCCATTTCTGGTGAGTTGGTTCACCACCTTTTGTACACGCGTGATGTAGTCAGATACATTTTCTGACTCCTTCATCTGCATCCTCTCCAATTCTCCACGAAGAGTTTGGAGTCGAACTTGCTTTACTCGATCTGCTCCTTTGAACACTTTCTCTAGCGTGTCCCACGCTTCTTTCGACGTAGTCGAACCGACAATCTTTTCGAAGCTTGATTCATCAACAACCCTAAACAACATGTATAGTGCCGTTTTATCCTTCGATCGCGTCTCTTTCAACGCCTTGTTTTGAGCTGTCGTATATCCCTCAGTATCTGTTGGTTCTTCAAACCCATCTTTGGTCACCTCCCACGCGTCTAGAGATCCGAGAAGAGCTTTCATTTGGATACTCCAGTTTTCGTAATTTAACTTCGTTAGCCGTGGCAACGGCATTTGATTCATCATGTTTGCCATTAGCTCTGATGTCAATTTGTGATAAGGTGACAAATCTATTGTAACTTCTATATTTCATTAGAATACGTTCTTGGTCTTTATACAGACTCAGAAACTTAGGAAACATAATAATAAGTAAATACTATTAATTTGGCCACTGTCTCTTGACcttccaaatctctccatttAACTTATTAATAAAACCCATTAACTATaacattaaagtttattcaacaaaaacatcatgtttttcaaacttttattatttttatgaAACTAAACATGTGTTTACATTGGCACTTTGGAAGAAAAGTTGCAATCAAGCCATGTTTTCTAGCAATTGCCCTTATAGTTTCACGTGTGTAAACTAAGTTGTCTGCAGCTTTAGTACCAATGGTGTATTCCAAAACCACTTCAAATTGGCCATTTCCAGATTCTGGGTGTAACTGCAATTTTTTCATGAAAAGCAAAAGTTCATAAAATGGGATGCATGTGTTAGAATTCAAATTATGTTTACCTGTTCTACTGGAATGCCTATGGAATGTAAAGCAGTTGTAATTTCACGAAGTATCGGGGAGGCAACATCCAATGCTGAGGAGCAACCGTAACGACTCGAATCAAATGGTATccattcttctttttcttcccTGAATGATTTTATTCATGTTTAGAATTAATTTGTATGGTCAATTACATTAATCTAATCACAAGATAATTTAGAATGGCATACCTTGTTATGCTCTTCAACAGAAAAAACTCAGTCTCAAATCCTGCATTCACAACCTAGAAGAACATTAAAAAGTTATGGTAAAAAGTAGAGTTTAAACGAACAAATGAAACTTCACTCTCTAACTCATCAACCTCGTCCACCACATTTATTAACCCATTCCTATTCCTATTTCCATTTCCATTCAAACCCATTTCTTCACACTTTCTCTATTTTCTTTTGGGTTGCTTCTCTTTTATAAAACTCTTTCCTCTACTTGAACGGTTGCATAAATTATAAAAAAACAACATCTTTATAAGTAGTGCATTTTTGTCGGTCTAAAAAAAGAGTACTAAGGGTCGGTTGATTTTATCTTCAAGaaatacattttattttaaaataatttttataaaaatattagtattataaattttttaatattcatttttttaaaactgAAAGATTGATTTTAACATCCTATAACATAGATATATattattgaaaataaaaatatagtcgaaatcatttttttttaaagttaTATTTTAAAAGTAACTTTTATAAAAATTTACTTGAAATAATTTCATATgtgattttttaaaaatttgatatccaaaaaaagtttcaataaaataataaaatatctaaaataatattttaagaataattattcaaaccaaattttcgTTTGAAATTTTTCTAAAAAGTTTTATTGTACAAAAATATGTAATACTAtaaaaaacattttaaaaaaaacacAAGTAAGATCCACTTGCCCATCTCATCAATCCCCtaattttatttacttttttCTTAATTATTTAGACAAATATTTTAAATCAACCATATTTCTCAATTATTCAGACAAGTATTTTAAATCATTATCCATATATATGGTGCTAGTTTGGAAAATATAAAAGAGTTGTTGCTGGGGTTCGAACTCATTACCATTTAAACTGACCATATATATCGTTTAAGGATTAGAGATTGAAAATTGATTTAGAGTCTGAATAGATTGAATATCTAAATGGCACAAAGTGGTCTTTATATAGTATGAGCGGTTAAATTTATTTGCGCATGATTCAACATGTTTTGTGGGTTGTCGTTCGATTTGATCCAATTGTGAGATATCTAATGGAGGATCTGATTTTGTGTCCTTGGTAAAGGATAAGGTCCACCGGTTTCGAGCGCCTTCTTCTTCAACACTTGTTACTGGGTCTTCTCTGTGGGCTTTGCGGACAGCCTAGAACAGCTTCCCTACAAGCATTTGTTCCTACGTCGGAGAACTTGAGCTTTGTCGGGTTCATACTCATTCTGACCACTAGTAGAAAGATATATAAGACCCTTGATAGGACATTGATGTCATTAGAAAGAAGTGCATTAAATATCTCCCTTGTGATTAACAACACTTGATAGACACATCTTAACATGTGTCCCTCCTTATACTAGGGAGTGCTTTCTCTCGAAAGGGATAAGAGAATCTGCAACATGTACGATGTGCATGTCATCCCTCTCCATAAATGCTTGTTTTTTTTCATATGTTTATACTTCCCTTTTGTTACACCCAAATTTTGCCCCTCATACAATAAATCGATACATACATCATGACATTTGCATCATCTGGATAGCATAACATACATTTTATCTCGCATAATGCCTAAAATATCGACCAAAATAAGTGTTTAGATTTACAGACAAGccggttgaatcaattttcaaatataaataaaattagcgggcggaaaatttcaaaattgagcttACAGACATCAATTTTATTGATCTACGATTCACATAGTTTAACCTGACGTGCTCGTTTTAATTTTTTTGACTACTTTTTTGGTCGCGTTTTGATTagcctgagccttttaaccgatcatttttatttcaaaatttgatcaaaacctatAAGTTTCCGAAAAGTTTATTAtgtgctgatcattttggtgcattcagtttaatttttcgagcatttttacgcccattttttttatttattttgagtccttttatttttatttttttgtcaacatgttcataaaaaataaacAGGTTTATCTATGttttcatttcaattttattCTGATTATTTTAAGTTgtttgaattttatttgatttacTTAATTTACACTTGTCTTGAAGTCAAAGAGTGTCCAATGGGGCATTTatgagattttgaaattttaaacCCTAATTGGTCTCATATATATGTTAAGTGCTAattgttaagagtcccacatcggataatatatggcctgaacaCATGTTTATAAGTGGGGACAGTCCTCACTTATAAACATGTGTTCAAGTCATATATTAaccgatgtgggactcttaacacaccccctcacgcccaggactggacatctggagcgtggaaataaatggtgggtgacCCGATAATGGAAACCATAGTAGGTGTCCCACCGGATCTtaaaccaggctctgataccatattaagaaatgtggttggatctaactcaaccctacaaaatcggttggtagagtgaggactgcccccacttataaacatGTGTTCAGGCCATATGTtatccgatgtgggactcttaacacactCCTTCACGCCCAGGACTGGACATTTGGAGcatggaaataaatggtgggtgcCCCGATAACGGAAACCATAATAGGTGGTCCACCGGATCTTAAACAAGGttctgataccatgttaagaaatATGGTTGGATCTAACTTAACCCTATAAAATtggttggtagagtgaggactaCCCCAACTTATAAACATGTGTTCATGccatatattatccgatgtgggactcttaacacaccccctcacgcctaggactggacatctggagcatggaaataaatggtgggtggcccgataacggaaaccatagtaggtggcccaTCGGATCTtaaaccaggctctgataccatattaagaaatgtggttggatctaactcaaccctacaaaaccggttgaTAGAGTGAAgactgcccccacttataaacatgtgttcaggccatatattatccaatgtgggactcttaacactAATGGGGGGAGATCTAATAAAAAGACCTACATGCAACGCACTATTACATGAAGATATCTTTTCATTGgtgtagcgataaattcatgaccattaagctatggataagctagacatcaattaaaccagagtcgccaccgcgcttttattgtttccaacggaaaagggaaaagtacgaacaaaatccaaaggtaagaagttttcaaatcaaaactaataaaatgtcagagattacaggtaaggggttggttacacagagggaaagtgttagcacccaaagtgtcctaggtactccttgggagcccttttttgtgtgcatatgtgtttttgtacaaatgatgtttgcaataaatagaatatggggatgagaaaagaattcattgattatatttttgtgtttgacaagaccttcggacttgagcctatgtaccaacatgaaaatgagggatcaaaacctcgtagtccgtggtatcaatttcaaagtgagtgcattgcttttaacaaaaatttaagtttaacaaaggcacaaaaggcctaaaaatggtttgagtgagtgttagttctttttggcttttgaaattttaagtcaagtatagttaagtttatttacaagtttgactaagaaaataagtttaaaaatgcaatggcataaggccaaagtttctaatttgcaatatggtctaagtttagaaaacaaacacaagcaaataaGATCTTGAAAGGAGtgagaaattttgaaattaaagaaatggggaggagatgaagagactaatcttaagcacaaatttaaaagttaagagttgaaaagatctaaccaatgggatgcaatccaaagacaagaatgtcatatagaaacccaaatttcccttggactttagaatcaagcaacatcaatacacaaatagcaaggtgaaaatcaaggcatcaaataaagatagccacatccaagcttagcaactccatgatcttccttcaaaatttcccatgcaCCACAcgacttcaaagatggcattagacacaggttcaaaataacaacttcactataatcatgtagcagatgaactcaaatggatcttcaatgttgtatcagatgaaagttcacttcataatcacttggtttcatgaaagttgacattggccaagtcctttacATAGGGAGtattgcctaattctaagtccaatggtctcagatcaaatcaacagtccacacaaagagttttttttagggattttgttcttattatgtacattaaggtcaaaagaccacacaaacaaacaagtatatacaaacacaatatatcacaaattatggctcaagtgggcaaagtgaaaatggcattaagtaaacaagttgaatggtatgaataatggcaaatgaaataaaagctcaaaattaaagtgcataaaagtaaatggcttgaaattaaatgttagttgttagttgattagaatttagtattgattttgctttgtttttgtttaagtcattctttggagaacactcaacccacttatcacaagcatggatccttgaaccaagacatcttccaaaggaaggaaaaaaggtcaagtttccacacaatacaatgaaagaggggatacttacaatctcacttactagaatgctatgccttttctgtcacaaatttagttctatgttaagcaatcataattggacttatgtagaagtaacaactatttgaggtcgggcaatagacttttggtgttaatgcatgttagagacatagtataatggactattctcatgaaacatatcacacacaaaaagaatatgcaaagtggtggacctaatctcattcatactcatgttgattttgcaatcaactagccttaggatatagagatatcatatGTCCATTtcatgaatgaataaagaaggggactgagatgaagagggagggggaatggatcaatcacaaattggtcaaaggaggacttttaccaaattaagatcattcattcattttgggagatggaatgtacattccatcaatcccctaaatccaatgatcttaacctaacaaaggcaaatcaaccttgaacaaggcccaacaacacaagtcaaactcaacaagtcaattaaaatagctcacacaatttatttgacatttaaacaattaaaaataatcaaaatatgcattaaattaaataatggttggtaaacttctaaaacctcatcaaaacaccaaagaaatggccatgagatttatcataggtcaaaggaccttggagaaaaaatttcataatttttggaaacttaaaactatttttaaacaattaaaaatcttcacaaaatcaattaaatcattaaaaatattaataatgatccaaaaaataattttaattcagaaaatgaaagaggaatttatttaaaattttctggtgaaactctcatatttttttggatcaatattaaaattaatatgaattaatgaaaataacacaaataaagtgaaaattgaaaaatcagaaaaaacgtggaccacttgatctccctcattaattgaggtggcagatcaagtggccccaagcgtgcgttccatgatggagttgagtcagcgcgccacacaagtggtaatcaaaaccaataCTCGTCATTAAAATAATTTGAatagatcatgtggctctggaccatgccaactcaccaccggagcaaatctccggtcaccttctcaggcgagcctcggcggactggtccaatcataaccatcactaaaataaaaaagaagaacATGATTTTGAAGTAAAAATGGCACTAAGCACGAATCTGACatcaatttatcctaactccaagtatattgagagatacattgagttgaaatttgaggtgcatgatctgagttgcttcgatttgacctcaaagcaactcaatcttgttgcttatattggtaggacttcaaacaaccaaggaacaaagagaattatggagaattgaatgagaatcaaagagatgaaaatttctgggAAATACCTTCGATGCAGTTCATAATTCGCTTGCTCTTGCTTTGAtttgtgcttgatctcactcaggaagcttgcagaagtagattagaatcaaccaaaggctttggatcccttgagttttgaatctcaaaacagtgagattctaacttaattttcaaagaaaatcctcaagattatcctttcaaatggaagggtttggggTCTTGGAGCAAAGCTGGCGTGAAGGAGTCCTCAATTCTGAACCTagaggcttctatttatagctgaatcacatgttatttgcaccttcaaaattgcttccaaaattggcaatggaTTATGCATGTGTGCATGGGTGTGTACAAGCCTATGAAGTCACTCCTTTAGTtccataatcaagtgtgaatGAGTCTGAAATCACCTaggaatgcaaggcaattgtacacagttgtttgaagttttgattttgccaaatgatgatgccatgctcaagccatgtgcagcccattcaaatcttatccaaaattgatgaagttggactttttggaaaggttagataaagaggaacaactttcatgttgaacacttttccattttaagcttgtatcatgatgaattttgaggtggaagtttggaaattttaacatatcaaaaacatttctaagtgtcaagccatatgttcacttattccaccttggctaactttttatgtgagcttcaaatgagaaacattccttcataaaagttgtatatatttcaaattaattcaaaatggtcacaaatttgaactcatttggatttgatatgaaggagttatgcatttctgaagttgaggaaaatcacttgttcaatggtattggtccaaaatgacctataatgtatcctcatataacatgctcataaaagttgaattagatcttcctccaaacatcaaagttgaagtagacac is a window of Lathyrus oleraceus cultivar Zhongwan6 chromosome 6, CAAS_Psat_ZW6_1.0, whole genome shotgun sequence DNA encoding:
- the LOC127094342 gene encoding uncharacterized protein LOC127094342; its protein translation is MGLNGNGNRNRNGLINVVDEVDELESEVSFVVNAGFETEFFLLKSITREEKEEWIPFDSSRYGCSSALDVASPILREITTALHSIGIPVEQLHPESGNGQFEVVLEYTIGTKAADNLVYTRETIRAIARKHGLIATFLPKYILNEVGSGCHVHLSLWQNDKNVFMASDESSKYGISTLGEEFMAGVLHHLPSILPFVAPLPISYDRLQPMTGGSYLLWGIENRNAPLRASSPPGTPNGLVSNFEFKPFDGVANPYLGLTAIIAAGIDGLRRHLSLPEPIGTIM